A stretch of DNA from Yoonia sp. G8-12:
TGCGAGCGAGACGCCTTTGAATTGGTGCACGCCTTCGGTCCAGATGGTTGAGGTCTCAAAGGTCGTGGCGGGCAACGCCATCAACATATCAAGATCAAGAAGAAGTTGGTCACCATCATTGGTCATTGAAAGAGCGCCAGACACAGTCAGCACAACATCGCCGGACGGCGCTTCGATCTGCTGTGCCATTGCGGGTGAAACCGAGGCAACGGCCAATGACACAACGAGCACAACTTTTTTGACGTAACTTAACATGGGATATCCTTTGGATTTACGGTACTCTTTTGACACCGAAAAAGCCCGAAAGCATGCGGGCATGGGGATATCGCCCTATCCATTCGGATAGGGCGACCGGGTATGGGTGCAGGTTTGATCCAAATCAGGCAACCAATCGCAGTGGTCGGGGGCGCTGGTCGACAAAGGCTGCATATGCGTCGCGCAGGTCTGCCCGACTTAAGGCAAATGATGCTGTGGCCTGAACATAGCCTTGGACCGACCCGCAATCGAACCGCTGACCTTCAAACATATATCCGGTGACACCCACAGATTTGACGTCGGCATTGATTGCATCTGTCAGTTGCAACTCGCCACCGGCGCCCGGGCTTAAAGCGTCAAGGCGATCCATGATCGCACTGTCCAGAATATAGCGACCAATGACTGCCTTTGTTGATGGTGCCAGATCGGGGCGGGGTTTTTCAACCAAGCCACGTGCATAGGCCAGCGCGCCGACCTCTTCCTTGACGTCGAGAACGCCATACATGTTCGTTTCAGCAAGAGGGACGTCCATGGTTGCAACCATATGGCCACCGATGTTGCGATGGGCATCAACCATTTGCGCCAAAGCACCACGCTCGCCCTTGATCACATCATCCGGCAAGATCACTGCAAAAGGCTCGTTTCCGATCAGTCGCTTGGCTTGACGGACGGCATGGCCAAGCCCGAGGGGCTGGGCTTGACGCAGAATCGTCAAGGCGCCCTCCGGCATGCGCGTTGGTTCAAGGGCTGCAAGTGCGTCTACCTTGCCTGCCGCCTGCAATCGTGTTTCCAGTGCGGCCGCCGTATCAAAGTAGTCTTCCAAAGCGCCTTTGCCTGCCGCAGACACAAAGATGAATTCCTCGATGCCAGCTTCGCGTGCTTCATCGACCGCATATTGGATCAAAGGACGGTCGACCAATGTCAGCATTTCTTTGGGAATGGATTTGGTCGCGGGCAGGAATCGTGTTCCCATTCCGGCAACAGGAAAAACGGCTTTACGGATATGTGTCATCACTCGTACTTTCATGCGATTTTGCGTGCTGCTTGATCGAACAGTAGCGGCTCCATCGCAACCGAGCAGAGGGACAGCGGTTTTGCGCAAATGATGCATGCTCATCGCAAACTGGGTAGATGGCATACCCGATGCGGTAGCTGTACTATCCAAAAGTGTTGAAAAGTCTTAATCTTCTAAAAGTTGTGCCATTGATTGGTCATAGTCGACAGTTAATGGACGCTGAATTCACAAGGAAGCACAATGAGAGTCCTAATCGCTGATGATCATGATCTGCTCAGAGACACGCTGGTCTTGTTTCTGGAAAACGAAGGCAGCATGGAGACCGAGGCTGTCGGCACTTTTGCCCAAGCTGCCGAGCGCATTCAGAATGATCCGCCGTATGATCTCATCTTGCTGGACTACAATATGCCCGGAATGAACGGACTTGAAGGTCTCAAGGTGGCTATCGCAATGGGCCGGGGACAAAAAGTTGCACTGATTTCAGGAGAAGCGACCAAGCAGGTCGCAGAAGCAGCTTTGGAAGCCGGGGCCTCGGGGTTTGTGCCCAAGTCACTTCCCGCGAAGTCACTGGTCAATGCGGTAAAGTTCATGGCGATGGGTGAACAATATGCCCCGCTCGACTTTATGACGGCGGCGGATGAGGTTGAAACCAACCCTTTGGCAGCAAAGTTGACGGCACGCGAGTTGCAGGTCCTTGAGGGGCTGACCCAAGGCAAGTCAAACAAAGAGATCGCCCGCGATCTCGACATCCAAGAGCCCACCGTCAAACTGCATATGAAGACGCTCTACCGGAAACTGGATGCAGCCAATCGCACACAGGCTGCATTGATTGCGCGTGAGGCGGGTCTTTTCTAGAACCTACCCGTTCGGATGGGTTTTCGTCCCAAAAGCGTTTCGTATTTAGCCGCCCGCGTTGATGAAACACTTTGTTAATCAAGATACCTCCTTCGCCAAGGAGATATCAAATGTTCGACCGCACCTTACGACAAACCCAAGCACCGCGCATGAAGGTGATTGTTGCAGAAGACTCTGATCTGCAGCGGCTCTTTTTGTGCAGCCTGATCAACGGTCTTGGATTTGAGGCAATTGAAGCTGCGGACGGCGATATCGCACTTGATCTCGTGGCTCGGACAAGAGCTGAGATCGTGATCAGTGATCTTGAGATGCCGCACCTTGATGGCATCGACCTGACCCGCGCGATACGCGCGCGCAATCTGGATCAATATGTCCATGTCATTATGGTCACAGGGGCAGATGATGTCGACTTACGTGACGCAGCTCTGCTGGCTGGCGTTGACGATTTCATCACCAAAGAGAGCAGCCCCGCATTGCTCAAGGCGCGATTGCAGACCGCGGTGCGTTTGATCAATCACGCCACAGAACTTGCTGACCGGACGCGCACCATCAAGGAAACCAACCAGCGTATTCAGGATGATCTGCGCGCAGCGGCCGTGGCACAGTGTCAGCTTTTGCCAAACCTTCAAGACGAAGTGATGGGCTTTCGGGTCGCATCCGCTTTCGTGCCTTCGGCAATCGTCTCGGGCGATATGTTTGGATATTTTGAATTAAACGATGACAAGCTGGGTTTCTACGCGGTCGATGTTTCGGGGCACGGGGTGCACGCATCGCTCTTGTCCGTTGCGATCGGCCATCTGATTACGCCGGATTATTTCCGCACCCATGCTTTCGATCCGGATGGTCAACCCGACCCCGCCGCGATGGTCGCCACATTGAACGCCCGCTTCAGCGCGTTCGGCGGCGACGACTATTTCACTATGTTTTGCGGTATTGTCGACAGAGTTTCAGGGCGTCTGGATTTCTGCCAGGCAGGGTACCCGTCTGCGTTCTATGTCGATCCGGCCGGAAATGTGAGCTTGGTTGGCGATGGCGGCTTTCCTGTCGGAATGTTGCCCTCGGGGACCTATGAAAACAATGCGCATCAATTTGAAATCGGCGCGACCCTCGTCATCTGTTCGGACGCTGCCGCAGAGGCCGAAAACCCTTCAAATCAACCTTTTGGCACCCCACGGGTCGGCGACATCGCGCGCTTGTTCCCCCATGTGGGAGTTGACGAAATCCCGCAATCCATTGTGCAGGCGTTGAACCTGTGGCGCAACGGCGTGCCGTTAGAAGACGATCTAACGGTCCTCGCCCTAGAGAGGAAGAATCCCAGTGATACGTACAACAATACTTGATGAGAACATTACAATCATCAGACCCGGCGCGGAACGTCTGACGGCCGCGAATGCAAAGATGTTCAAAGACGAAGTGACGGACATCATCAATGGCGGTGCAAATCGGGTCGTCATTGATTTCAAGAACGTATCGTTCCTCGATTCCTCGGGTCTCGGGGCGCTGGTTGGTGTTCTGAAGAAAATGGGACATCGTGGAGATCTTGTTATTTCAGGTCTCAACAGTGACGTGCAGCAGATGTTCCGGATCTGCCGGATGGATCGGGTCTTTGTGGTCTACAAGGATGTCGATGCAGCCGTTCAGTCAATGGCTGAATTCCAGTGATCAAGAGCTACCATCAGATGCAAAAAACCTTGGAAGATGTAGACTCTATGGTCGTGTCTCTCAAGGCGGCTGTCAGCATGGTCCTTGAGCGAGAAGATGTATTGCGTTGTGAAATATCTGTCGCAGAAGCGCTGACCAACATCGTCGCGCATGCAATCCCGAAAACTGCTGAAGCCTATATTGATCTGATCGTTACCGAAGTCCCCCAAGCTGTGGTTATCGAGATATTCGACCCCGCTGGTGCCGATGCGTTCGATCCTCGCGATCACGTCACGGTCCTGCAGCCTGTCGACCCGATGGCCGAAAGCGGACGTGGGCTGGGCCTGATCCTCAAATGCGCGGATGTCGTCAGATACGGCCCCGTCGACGGTCGCAACCGTCTCTCTTTGGCTTTCCTCAAGACTGGCGGAAACCAATCTCGCCCAGAGAAACCGATTGCAATGCAGTCCGGAGAAAATTCGTGAATAAAAATATATTTACCAGCTTTTTGTGCGCAGTCACACTTTCAGGCCTTGGCCTTTTCGGATCTGCTCCGGCAATGGCGCAGGATAGCGCAGATTCAACTCTGGCGATCACTATCGGCGGTGCTGCTGTCGATGGACAAGACTACGACAGGGTCACGATCACATCGGGTACAGCGTTGACCATCGTCGCATCAGAGCCGGTCGCACAGGAATGTTTGGCTGGATCGCGGAACCAGAATGCCGCGCATTTCGGCCGCAATGGGCCTTTGACCGCGCGCGAGTTCGAAATGGCCAAGACCGCCTGGTCCTATTTCGAGACGTTTTATCAGCCAGAAACCGGATTGGTAAATGCGGTCGGCAACTTCCCTTCGACCACCCTTTGGGACACTGCATCCTATATCAGCGCCATGGTTGCGGCCTACGAGCTGTGTGTGATCGACAAAAGAGAGCTTGATGACCGCGCGACCCGGATCCTGAATACGCTGCGCAACCTGCCTTTGTATCGCGGAGAAGCGCCTAACAAAGTGTATAACGCCGCAACCGGCGAAATGGTGAACTATGCAAACCAGCCGGGTGAGATTGGCATGTCCGCAAATGACATTGGCCGCCTTCTGGTCTGGCTGCGCATTCTCAAGGAACGTCATCCGCATCTTGCCAATAGCGTCGACAACGTTCCGATGCGTTGGAATTTCTGCAATCTGATCAATGAAGATGGCCGTATGTTCGGCTCGTTCACACAAGGCAACGGCGAGACACGCTATGTGCAAGAAGGCCGTCTTGGCTATGAGGAATATGCCGCCAAAGGGTTCGCTCTTTGGGGGTTCGACGTCGCGCGTGCGATGTCGCCGGAACCATTGGAATACGCCTATATCTACGACGTTCGTGTGCCATATGACGGACGCGATCCGCGTGTTTTCAAAAGCCAGAACTATGTTCTGACCGAAGGCTATATTCTGGATGGGCTGGAGCTTGGCTGGGATCTACCGACCGACGACACAAACGACAATATGGTCGCAAGCCACGGCTGGCGGGCGGAATTTGCCAACCGGATCTATCTTGTCCAGCAGCGTCGGTTTGAACGCACGGGCATCATCACCGCAAGATCGGAGCATCAGGTCGAAGGCAGCCCTTACTTTGTCTATGACAGTATCTTCGCCGATGGCTATGCGTGGAACACGCTAGACCCAACAGGTGCCTATCAACCCGACCGCGCCGCTGTGTCCGCGAAAGCGGCTGTTGGTTTGTGGGCGCTTTGGGATACGCCGTATACCGACCTGTTATTTGAGACTGTCGCAGACCTGTCAGTGCCGGATCGCGGGTTCTACGAGGGCCTCTATGAGAACGGGAATGGGTTCATTCCCCTGCAAACGGCAAATAACAACGGGGTTATTTTGGCGGCGCTTCTCTACAAGGTGCAGGGGCCAATCTTGCAGCATGTGAACCAGAACACACAAGTCTGGGACACAGCTTTTGTCGGAACCGATATTCGCGCCAACAAGTGCCACCCCAATCCTGCCATTGAAGAAATCCCCTGCTGTGCCTGCGCAAGCCGCAACACGGTCAGACCTGTCATTCCGGTAGAAGAATTCCTTTATTGCCGTCCCGTAGTGGCGGGAGGCGAAGTCGCTGCCACTGCGTGCAGTACCCAAGAACACAAGCTGGAACCGCTTCAGGTACGGCAGGTCTTGCCGCAAAGCTGCCCTGCACCGGGGGTAAGCCCATGAGAACCGCTTCCAAGCCACGTTTGGTCTGGTTTGATGCCAACCGCGTTTTTGCAGCTTTCGGCGTCGTCCTTATTCACAGTTCGACTGATTTTGGCGGGCAGGCATTTCCGGACGCGACGCAGGGAGAAAGGGTCATACCTGTCTTCATGCGATCACTCGGCGAGTTCTCGGGCTCTGAGATGTTTTTCATGTTTTCGTTGTTTCTTATGGCGATGCGTGTGGACAAGAAAATGCCGCACTATGGCAGTGTCATTTCTACGCAGGCCCAAAGGCTGCTTGTCCCGTTCTTGTTCTGGGCTGTGTTTTATGCGTTCTTTCGGCTGCTGAAGGCAGATGCCTTCAACTATGCGCCCTACATCTGGGGGCAGCTGGGGCAGGCCCAGTCCTGGTTGGGGTATCTGATCTTGGGCAAGTCCCAATATCACATGCACTTTCTGCCAACGCTCTTTGCGCTTTTCCTATTCTACCCCGTTATGCGGGCCGCGACACGGTATCCTGTTCTTGGCCTGACAGTGGTGATCACCATCGGTGTGATGAACAATGCGCAAGCGTTTATATGGGGCTTGGAGATTGATCCCAATCTGCGCGACTACATTTTGCGTGCGATCAAGATTTTCGGTTATGTCGGGTACGGTATGGCGGCCTTTGCCATCTACGGGCTTTGGAATGACGGCATCCCGCGCGGCGAAGCGCGCCTGATCCGCCGGGTTGGTTTTTACTTTGCAGCACTGGCCTATATCGCAACCTTGCCCTTTTTCTATACTGCGTTTGATACCGGATCATGGGGTGTGCGCAGTGGCTGGGATTTTTACGGCCACTTCCTGATGCCGATCTTTGTTTTCTTCATCTTCATTGGCGGTCAGTATCTGCAATGGTCTGCCAAGTGGAGCGAACTGGCGCGCTATACCTTTGGTGTTTATCTTGTGCATCCGTTTGTGATCGACCTTTACGACATTGCGATTTTCACAACCGGGATTTCATCACTCATGGACCCGTGGATGATCGTCATCGGGCGGTTTGTCGTCGCGTTGCCTTTGTCATTCGCTGTCACGATTGCTCTGTCAAAATTTCAACCTCTGGCTTGGACGATTGGTCTGGGTCCAACCCCTTGGGAACTTTTGAAATCCCGCAAGTCAGCGATGGCCATTTGA
This window harbors:
- a CDS encoding UTP--glucose-1-phosphate uridylyltransferase, producing the protein MTHIRKAVFPVAGMGTRFLPATKSIPKEMLTLVDRPLIQYAVDEAREAGIEEFIFVSAAGKGALEDYFDTAAALETRLQAAGKVDALAALEPTRMPEGALTILRQAQPLGLGHAVRQAKRLIGNEPFAVILPDDVIKGERGALAQMVDAHRNIGGHMVATMDVPLAETNMYGVLDVKEEVGALAYARGLVEKPRPDLAPSTKAVIGRYILDSAIMDRLDALSPGAGGELQLTDAINADVKSVGVTGYMFEGQRFDCGSVQGYVQATASFALSRADLRDAYAAFVDQRPRPLRLVA
- a CDS encoding response regulator transcription factor, with product MRVLIADDHDLLRDTLVLFLENEGSMETEAVGTFAQAAERIQNDPPYDLILLDYNMPGMNGLEGLKVAIAMGRGQKVALISGEATKQVAEAALEAGASGFVPKSLPAKSLVNAVKFMAMGEQYAPLDFMTAADEVETNPLAAKLTARELQVLEGLTQGKSNKEIARDLDIQEPTVKLHMKTLYRKLDAANRTQAALIAREAGLF
- a CDS encoding PP2C family protein-serine/threonine phosphatase, coding for MFDRTLRQTQAPRMKVIVAEDSDLQRLFLCSLINGLGFEAIEAADGDIALDLVARTRAEIVISDLEMPHLDGIDLTRAIRARNLDQYVHVIMVTGADDVDLRDAALLAGVDDFITKESSPALLKARLQTAVRLINHATELADRTRTIKETNQRIQDDLRAAAVAQCQLLPNLQDEVMGFRVASAFVPSAIVSGDMFGYFELNDDKLGFYAVDVSGHGVHASLLSVAIGHLITPDYFRTHAFDPDGQPDPAAMVATLNARFSAFGGDDYFTMFCGIVDRVSGRLDFCQAGYPSAFYVDPAGNVSLVGDGGFPVGMLPSGTYENNAHQFEIGATLVICSDAAAEAENPSNQPFGTPRVGDIARLFPHVGVDEIPQSIVQALNLWRNGVPLEDDLTVLALERKNPSDTYNNT
- a CDS encoding STAS domain-containing protein, giving the protein MIRTTILDENITIIRPGAERLTAANAKMFKDEVTDIINGGANRVVIDFKNVSFLDSSGLGALVGVLKKMGHRGDLVISGLNSDVQQMFRICRMDRVFVVYKDVDAAVQSMAEFQ
- a CDS encoding ATP-binding protein; translation: MQKTLEDVDSMVVSLKAAVSMVLEREDVLRCEISVAEALTNIVAHAIPKTAEAYIDLIVTEVPQAVVIEIFDPAGADAFDPRDHVTVLQPVDPMAESGRGLGLILKCADVVRYGPVDGRNRLSLAFLKTGGNQSRPEKPIAMQSGENS
- a CDS encoding DUF3131 domain-containing protein, translating into MNKNIFTSFLCAVTLSGLGLFGSAPAMAQDSADSTLAITIGGAAVDGQDYDRVTITSGTALTIVASEPVAQECLAGSRNQNAAHFGRNGPLTAREFEMAKTAWSYFETFYQPETGLVNAVGNFPSTTLWDTASYISAMVAAYELCVIDKRELDDRATRILNTLRNLPLYRGEAPNKVYNAATGEMVNYANQPGEIGMSANDIGRLLVWLRILKERHPHLANSVDNVPMRWNFCNLINEDGRMFGSFTQGNGETRYVQEGRLGYEEYAAKGFALWGFDVARAMSPEPLEYAYIYDVRVPYDGRDPRVFKSQNYVLTEGYILDGLELGWDLPTDDTNDNMVASHGWRAEFANRIYLVQQRRFERTGIITARSEHQVEGSPYFVYDSIFADGYAWNTLDPTGAYQPDRAAVSAKAAVGLWALWDTPYTDLLFETVADLSVPDRGFYEGLYENGNGFIPLQTANNNGVILAALLYKVQGPILQHVNQNTQVWDTAFVGTDIRANKCHPNPAIEEIPCCACASRNTVRPVIPVEEFLYCRPVVAGGEVAATACSTQEHKLEPLQVRQVLPQSCPAPGVSP
- a CDS encoding acyltransferase encodes the protein MRTASKPRLVWFDANRVFAAFGVVLIHSSTDFGGQAFPDATQGERVIPVFMRSLGEFSGSEMFFMFSLFLMAMRVDKKMPHYGSVISTQAQRLLVPFLFWAVFYAFFRLLKADAFNYAPYIWGQLGQAQSWLGYLILGKSQYHMHFLPTLFALFLFYPVMRAATRYPVLGLTVVITIGVMNNAQAFIWGLEIDPNLRDYILRAIKIFGYVGYGMAAFAIYGLWNDGIPRGEARLIRRVGFYFAALAYIATLPFFYTAFDTGSWGVRSGWDFYGHFLMPIFVFFIFIGGQYLQWSAKWSELARYTFGVYLVHPFVIDLYDIAIFTTGISSLMDPWMIVIGRFVVALPLSFAVTIALSKFQPLAWTIGLGPTPWELLKSRKSAMAI